The genomic stretch GGATGTCACCTGTTTCCGCCGACGGACCCGGCGCGGCAACGGCATGCAGGCGCTTGATCTCCTCGGCCTTTTCGATCGTCAGGCTCAAACGGTCCGCGAGGGTTTGGGTGACATACTGCCCTCCCCAGGGGATCAATTGGATATCGCGCAGCACGCCGTCCTTGAATAACAGGACATTGGTCAGCTTGGCGCCGATATCGACCAGAACGCACCCCCTGTCCTTAAGATTTTTATCCAACACCACTTCAGCGGCGGCATAGGAGGAACAGGACAGGCGGTCCACCTCGAAACCGGCCTGATGCACGGCCTGCACCACATTGCGCAAACGATTGGCCTTGGCGGCCAGGATCAAAATATTGGACTCAAGTTTGCGGCCGAAAAGCCCCGCGGGGTTCAATGCCGCGTTAACGTCATCCACCCTGTACATCTGGGGAAAATCGTGGATCGTTTCCTCGTCGATATCGACCCCCAGCAACCGGGCCTGGTGGTTGACCTTGCGGATGTCCGAAGGGCTGATGACCTTGGTGCCGGCGTCGATCAGGGGAATGACCGCGGCACTACGGTGCACGCTCAACGCGTCCGCACCTATTCCGACACGTAAGCTGCGGACCTCAACGGAAAATTTCCGGGCCACACTTTTAACGGCGGACTTGATGCATTGGGACAGGTCCTCCAGATCGCTGACAGACCCGTCCTTGAGCCCCATCGCGCGGGTTTGAAAAACCCCCAACAGCTCCAGGTTCTGTGCATCCTGCGCCTTGACCAGGGCGACCTTGAACTCACTGGCCCCCAGGTCCAAACCGCAAAAATATTTCAATCGCGCGACTCTCTTGAACATACGCTGTTATTTTGTCCTTTCCTCATCGGTCCCGGCGATGATGGGCTCGGCAAACCGCAGATCAACATACCGGGCCCGGGCCCATTCAACGTTCCTTTGGGCCAAAAGGACCTCAAACTTCTGCACTTTCAACGGAAAATGGTCCTGGTCCAGGATCACGCGCAGTCCGCCGTCGAGAATGAACTCGATCTTCGACGGGTTGGCGGCATCAACGGCTGTGATCTTAAGCAAGGCCGTGCGCGGATGGCCCTTGAACTCATTCAGGATGGCCACCACCGCCCGCAGGGACCTGGAAACGACAGGAGCGCCCAGGACCACCCTGGGCCTTAGAACAATGCCGTTGACGACAGGCAAGGACGGCTGCTGGGTATCCGCGTTATAAAGCGCGACCCCCGCGGTATCCACGAGTAAAAATTTATTTTTCCGGCGCACCTGTGCCACAACATCGCGCTTCTTGGCCAGGACCTTGATCTTGTCGGGAAACTGGCGGATGACCCGCAATTGCGCGATCTGCGGGTATTGCGCGCTCAACCGGGAATGCACTTTGCGGACATCCACCTTAAAAATATTGTGCCCCTTTAACCCGCGCAGGTCCCGGGCATCAATGAACCGGATCGACGCGTCAACCAGCACGTCCTTGACCGCAAACAGCGGCGATGTCGTCAAGAAATCCACGGTTTTGGCATACGCTGAAAAGACCACCAGGGCGATGAACAAAAAAACAATGGTCCGGATGACCGCAATGCCCGGGATGTTAATGTTTGACTTTTTTGCCATAGGCCAGGTCCAAAAGTTTTTCGCATACCCCCGCGAACGAATACCCGGCCTTGAAAGCGGCCTTGGGGAACAAGCTTGTTTCGGTGAATCCGGGAATGGTGTTGATCTCCAGAATATAAGGGTCACCCTTTTCATCCACGCGCAGATCCACCCGCGAGAAGGCCTCACACCCGAGGATATCATGGGCGGCCAAAGCGATCTGCCGGATACGTTGTGTC from Candidatus Omnitrophota bacterium encodes the following:
- the ftsA gene encoding cell division protein FtsA, which gives rise to MFKRVARLKYFCGLDLGASEFKVALVKAQDAQNLELLGVFQTRAMGLKDGSVSDLEDLSQCIKSAVKSVARKFSVEVRSLRVGIGADALSVHRSAAVIPLIDAGTKVISPSDIRKVNHQARLLGVDIDEETIHDFPQMYRVDDVNAALNPAGLFGRKLESNILILAAKANRLRNVVQAVHQAGFEVDRLSCSSYAAAEVVLDKNLKDRGCVLVDIGAKLTNVLLFKDGVLRDIQLIPWGGQYVTQTLADRLSLTIEKAEEIKRLHAVAAPGPSAETGDILVLRATEYVPVSRQSVCDAVGWEIENFLTHLETVIEGSVLVHDLNGGIVMVGGGALLPGLMERVEQRVHLPVGMGVGAKGLNNVPVFAGAIGLAKMNYLQNTEESIHWGRAGQIKNKVLTQLKDMCQEYF
- a CDS encoding cell division protein FtsQ/DivIB, which produces MAKKSNINIPGIAVIRTIVFLFIALVVFSAYAKTVDFLTTSPLFAVKDVLVDASIRFIDARDLRGLKGHNIFKVDVRKVHSRLSAQYPQIAQLRVIRQFPDKIKVLAKKRDVVAQVRRKNKFLLVDTAGVALYNADTQQPSLPVVNGIVLRPRVVLGAPVVSRSLRAVVAILNEFKGHPRTALLKITAVDAANPSKIEFILDGGLRVILDQDHFPLKVQKFEVLLAQRNVEWARARYVDLRFAEPIIAGTDEERTK